DNA from Eucalyptus grandis isolate ANBG69807.140 chromosome 5, ASM1654582v1, whole genome shotgun sequence:
gttcGGGGAATTAtaatgcttccgcatgtgcatatataaatgaaagggtcggcgatacatagtcctgggatatcgcattttttttaaatcgaccaaaagtaagggatgtgtgcgtgcctgagggtcggggcgtgacagttaAAGATGCTGGCGACCATGAAGGTCGGAAGGAAACTCTGCATttcgagagaaaaaagagaCTTTGAACGTCGGTTATTTCATAATAGACTCTTGTCCATCTCAACTCCGAAATATTTTTTGACCAAactccaaaagattttggaaaGAGAATGGTTGTTGGGCCTCTTGGCAATGTAAGGATTGAAAATCGCCTCAGGCCAATGTGAGATACTGTAGGATTAACATTGTTCTTCCATTGCAATGCCTTGTTTATTTTCGCTCAAGAAGATGATATGATCGTCCAAGAAAATCTTTATCTCCATGGTGGCATAATTATTCATGTTTTAATTCCTGTATTGTTAAATGAGAGTATTTCCGTCTTTTTCCACGTTGATCAGCCGCGTCAACCTACACGGACTGACCCCAACCCGCATGCTAATTAATCATTGTTGACTTACGTCCCAAATCGGTAGTGATCAGAGTACACAAATCGATCGGCCCGATTGTTGAGTCTACAAGAAGCGGGCTGGAACTTGAATTcgagatttttgtttttttggtcaaaaaaattcGAGATTCAAACATTGGATTTTTCACACTAACTGACATGACCGATCCTTAGTGTTCTGCACAAATCGGAGGATTATGACattaaagaaattcaatttgatcGAATGGGTCTATTAGTCGGGTCAGTCTGGCACGgcccttttttttccccgatCTCTGATCTGTACAtgtccagaaaaaaaaaaaaaaagaagaagaagaagaagaaaaatccacATCTGGTTTCTCTGAATCCTCCGTTGACtcttgagagaaagagagagaggagcaggATCGCTACCGTTCCAACCCCAGAGAGAGCTATGGCGGAAGCCATCGTCTCGAGGGTGGCTGACATTCTGGACGATTTCGCAAGGGATGGGAAGTTAGGCGTGCTTTCCGTGCTCGCGAAAATCGTTTCCGATCTCCGAAAGGTCGTTCCCGATGCGGAAAAGCGGAGCCTCGAAAGCCGTGCGATCGAAGCATGGCTTGAGGATGTCAAAGCGGCTTTCTACGATGCAGAGGACTTGCTCGAAGGGTGGAACCTTGAAATTACGCGACCACGAGAATCGCCGAGCAAAGATAAGAAGTCGAAGCAGGCGAGTCCCTTCTTGTCACCTTCATTCCGACCTACCGGACGGCTGGAGGTTATCAGGAGGAGAATGGAAAACATCACGTCTAGAGGGAGGGCTTTGGGCTTGGAGGGGTGCCCAAAGGATGTGCGAGGAAAGAGTGGATCGAGGAAGAGATTGCGGTCGGACCCTTTTGttgaagagagagatggtgcTAAAAGAATCGCTGCCAAAGGCGCTATTAATGTTGACCCGCGAGAGCGCGCGAAGGATGTGCAGGATGAGAGAGGACCGAGGAACGAGAAGCGGTCGGACTTCTTTGTGCACGAGGAGGAGATTATCGGGAGAGAGGATGCTAAAAGCGTAATTATGGAGTTCTTGTTAGACTCTGCAGCTGAAGAAAGAATGCCCATCCTTGCAATATGGGGTATGGATGGTATTGGAAAGACTTCTCTTGCTCGGTGTCTATACAAAGATGAGATAGCCAGCATTTTGATTTGAGGATATGGGTCTGTGTGGGTGGCATCTCTAATCTCAAAAATCGTGTAGCAAAAAATCATACAAAGTGCAATAACAGAGAGAGCATATGGCATTGAGTTGGAGGGATTGCAAAATCAACTTGAGAAACACATTCGTGGGAAAAAATATCTCCTAGTTCTTGACGATGTATGGTTACAGTTTCATGAACAATGGGCAAGCTTGAAAAGTTTACTGATGGGAGGTGCTGAAGGAAGCAAGATTCTGATGACTACATGCTTGAGGTCAATTGCAGATTTCATGAGCCCAACCAAATCTTATTCTCTTGAGGCCCTTCCAGAACGCTTGTCTCTAGACTTATTGATGAGAATGGCTTATAAGGATGAAGAAAAGACTAGAGATCCAGAGAAGTTACTTATTGGGAGGCAGATAGTCAAAGAATGTCGTGGAATTCCTTTGCTTGTACGAACAATTGGAAGTTCATTGTTCTTCAAGAAAACTAAAGCTAAGTGGTTAAATTTTAAGTGCGAGATCCTGGAACTCTCTGCAGAGTCACAAAATGATCGCGTTTGCACATATCTTAAGCTTTGTTATTGTCATCTCCCATCCCATCTGAAACAGTGCTTTGCCTTCTGTTCATTGTTTCCCAGAGATTGGATAATTGATAAACTAATGTTGATGAGTCTCTGGATAGCAGAAGGATTTATCCGGCCCATAGACAATGTAGATCAGGATATGGAAGACATTGCTCATGACTATTTCATGGATCTAGTTAGGAGGAATTTCTTTCAAGACTGCACTAAAGATGAACTTGGCAATGTGACGTCTTGTAAGAtgcatgattttttaaataagctAGCATGTGCAGTTGCTCAAACCGAGTGTTCCCGCTACATTGGTTCAGGATGGCCGTTAATTGATGAAAGAACTCATCATTTATCAGTGGATTCAACTTTAGATCTATCACAGGGACCTCCAGCTACCGTACTCAGAGCAAAACATCAGGGGACATTCATCAAAATGGATCAAACAAAAAGCTTGAGGTGTGAGACTCTACTGGTTAAAGAAACTCTCTGAATTCATTTCTAATTTCAAGTACTTGCATAACTTGGATTGACATGATAGTGGTATTGAGAAGCTGCCAAGTTCCATTTGTGAGTTGAAGCACCTGACATATCTAGATCTCTCTTAAAATGATGGAATCATAAGGCTTCCTAATTCTGTGACAAGATTGCAAAGCTTGCAAGTACTTAATATCTGCTACAAGCTAATGGAATTGCCAAGGGATATAAGAAAATTGGTCAACCTCAGGCAACTAGAGATTAGCAATTGTAATGCACTATCTCACATGCCACGTGGGTTGGACCAGTTGACTCTTTTGCACACTAACAGATTTCCTTATGCCCAGGGATCATTCCCGTCCAAAGAATTGGGGTGGGCTAGGGgagttgttgacacctcaattttatttAGGTCTATTAAttaagttatttattttgtctttttcggaataatgaacaaaaaccaaataaatagcaaaaacaacaaaaaatagtaaaaacaaaagaaaaacaaaagccccccattttcttcacgtgggctTGTGCGGCTTGGCCCcactctccttcttcttccctcttcttcttcctcgctccatctttctccgcctctgtagctcacgcgcggtggccggcgacgcgcgcgaaggacggcctacggccgaggggagtaggccgacgtcggccggagaggataagatcaggcgccattaatgccgagcgagcttcgctggaaagctcgatggg
Protein-coding regions in this window:
- the LOC120293935 gene encoding uncharacterized protein LOC120293935; amino-acid sequence: MAEAIVSRVADILDDFARDGKLGVLSVLAKIVSDLRKVVPDAEKRSLESRAIEAWLEDVKAAFYDAEDLLEGWNLEITRPRESPSKDKKSKQASPFLSPSFRPTGRLEVIRRRMENITSRGRALGLEGCPKDVRGKSGSRKRLRSDPFVEERDGAKRIAAKGAINVDPRERAKDVQDERGPRNEKRSDFFVHEEEIIGREDAKSVIMEFLLDSAAEERMPILAIWGMDDFMSPTKSYSLEALPERLSLDLLMRMAYKDEEKTRDPEKLLIGRQIVKECRGIPLLVRTIGSSLFFKKTKAKWLNFKCEILELSAESQNDRVCTYLKLCYCHLPSHLKQCFAFCSLFPRDWIIDKLMLMSLWIAEGFIRPIDNVDQDMEDIAHDYFMDLVRRNFFQDCTKDELGNVTSCKMHDFLNKLACAVAQTECSRYIGSGWPLIDERTHHLSVDSTLDLSQGPPATVLRAKHQGTFIKMDQTKSLRCETLLVKETL